Proteins from one Rosa chinensis cultivar Old Blush chromosome 7, RchiOBHm-V2, whole genome shotgun sequence genomic window:
- the LOC121050609 gene encoding uncharacterized protein LOC121050609 — translation MANGIAESFNSWIAIERLMPVYSMLDQTRIKQMEMAGKRREEAERWTTELTPKMEERLKVQMEKSRRFSVHYSSPGVYEVRSDFSYVVNISDHACSCVKWQINCFPCPHGLAALQAASENVYDYIDKYFHVGMFKKSYSFPIHPITNVDMSSSDSASECILPPLAKRPPGRPRVKRFKSAGEVEKKLIRCGRCGKMGTHNKLSCTEPLVQQ, via the coding sequence atggctaATGGGATTGCTGAATCATTTAACTCTTGGATTGCAATTGAGCGTTTGATGCCAGTCTACAGTATGCTTGACCAGacaagaattaaacaaatggaGATGGCGGGTAAAAGGAGAGAAGAAGCAGAACGTTGGACCACAGaactaactcccaaaatggaGGAAAGGTTGAAGGTGCAGATGGAGAAATCTCGTCGTTTCAGTGTCCATTATTCAAGTCCTGGAGTTTATGAGGTTCGATCTGACTTTTCATATGTTGTCAACATTTCCGATCATGCTTGTTCATGTGTTAAATGGCAGATCAATTGTTTTCCTTGTCCTCACGGCCTCGCTGCATTACAAGCAGCCTCTGAAAATGTGTATGATTATATTGATAAGTACTTTCATGTTGGTATGTTCAAGAAGAGCTACAGTTTTCCTATCCATCCGATAACCAATGTTGATATGTCTTCTTCGGATTCTGCCTCTGAATGTATATTACCTCCACTTGCGAAGAGGCCCCCTgggaggcctagggtgaagcggttcaagtCGGCTGGAGAGGTTGAAAAGAAGCTGATTCGTTGTGGTCGTTGTGGAAAAATGGGCACTCATAACAAGTTGAGCTGCACTGAACCTCTCGTTCAGCAGTAG
- the LOC112179161 gene encoding UDP-N-acetylmuramoyl-L-alanyl-D-glutamate--2,6-diaminopimelate ligase MurE homolog, chloroplastic, translated as MAFTFLSIPNFLSPQPNFLSLKPQFASLRPSSFPLPARPLKPAHAIGPDGKYYPDPSDDDPPEAPEDSGHGVSKFQQIQRQASRHQKLQEDDFKKHQNTMLSAIADVEDPPENPGSGTTPSSGDDLFGDIDEAIALKRKEFVKQGLLKPNPKVEAVEELELEPEEVVDLEEIDELQGLAIVGEDSDEEGTEKFDSKVGDLDEKDGVSVSSSLFDMDFDNYGKTRARIVEPKFKMSLAELLDESKVVPISVYGDLEVEITGIQHDSRVVSAGDLFVCCVGRKTDGHLYLSEAIKRGAVAVVASKEIYMEESLGCKALVIVEDTNADLPALAASFYRYPSKNMSVIGITGTNGKTTSAYLIKGMYEAMGLRTGMLSTVAYYVHGDNKLESPNTTPDAVLVQNMMAKMLHNGAEAVVMEASSHGLALSRCDEVDIDIAVFTNLTRDHLDFQVTEEEYREAKGKLFSRMVDPERHRKVVNIDDPNAPFFISQGNPDVPVVTFAMENKNADVYPLKFELSLFETQVLVNTPNGILEISSGLLGRHNIYNILAAVAVGIAVGAPLEDIVRGIEEVDAVPGRCELIDEEQAFGVIVDYAHTPDALSRLLDSVRELGARRIITVIGCPGESDRGKRPMMAKIATDKSDVTILTSDNPKNEDPLDILDDMLAGIGWTMQEYLKHGENDYYPPLPNGHRIFLHDIRRVAVRCAVAMGEEGDMVVVAGKGHEAYQIEGDKKEFFDDREECREALQYVDELHQAGIDTSEFPWRLPESH; from the exons ATGGCCTTCACTTTCCTCTCAATCCCCAactttctctctccccaaccCAACTTTCTCTCCCTAAAACCCCAATTCGCCTCTCTCCGACCCTCCAGCTTCCCTCTCCCGGCCCGCCCACTCAAACCCGCCCACGCAATCGGCCCCGACGGCAAGTACTACCCGGACCCCTCCGACGACGACCCGCCCGAAGCCCCCGAAGACTCCGGCCACGGCGTCTCCAAATTCCAGCAAATCCAGCGCCAGGCCTCCCGCCACCAGAAGCTCCAGGAGGACGACTTCAAGAAGCACCAGAACACCATGCTCTCCGCCATTGCCGACGTCGAGGACCCGCCGGAGAACCCCGGCTCCGGAACTACCCCCAGCTCCGGGGACGATTTGTTCGGCGACATCGACGAAGCTATTGCCTTGAAGCGCAAGGAGTTTGTGAAGCAAGGGCTTTTGAAGCCGAACCCTAAGGTGGAGGCGGTGGAGGAGCTGGAGCTGGAGCCGGAGGAGGTGGTGGACTTGGAGGAGATTGATGAACTTCAGGGGCTGGCGATTGTGGGTGAGGATTCGGATGAGGAAGGGACTGAGAAATTCGACTCAAAGGTTGGTGATTTGGATGAGAAAGATGGTGTTTCGGTTTCGAGTTCTTTGTTTGATATGGATTTTGATAATTATGGTAAGACTAGGGCTAGAATTGTGGAACCTAAGTTTAAAATGAGCTTAGCTGAGCTTTTGGATGAGAGTAAAGTGGTGCCTATTTCGGTTTATGGTGATTTAGAGGTGGAGATAACCGGAATTCAGCACGATTCGAGGGTGGTCAGTGCCGGGGATTTGTTTGTGTGCTGTGTTGGGAGGAAAACCGATGGTCATTTGTATTTGAGTGAGGCTATTAAGAGAGGAGCGGTGGCTGTAGTAGCTAGTAAGGAGATATACATGGAGGAAAGCTTGGGGTGCAAGGCATTGGTCATTGTGGAAGATACCAATGCTGATTTACCGGCATTGGCTGCGTCGTTTTATAGGTATCCGTCAAAGAATATGTCAGTGATTGGGATAACGGGGACGAATGGGAAGACGACGTCAGCATATTTGATAAAGGGGATGTATGAAGCGATGGGATTGAGGACGGGTATGTTGAGCACAGTTGCGTATTACGTACATGGAGATAATAAGTTGGAGTCGCCTAATACAACCCCGGATGCTGTTTTGGTTCAAAATATGATGGCCAAGATGCTCCATAATGGGGCTGAAGCAGTTGTCATGGAGGCTTCTTCTCACGGGCTAGCTCTGTCTAGGTGTGATGAAGTTGATATTGACATAGCGGTTTTTACAAATTTGACGAGAGACCATTTGGATTTTCAGGTGACTGAGGAGGAGTATAGGGAGGCAAAGGGTAAGTTGTTTTCAAGGATGGTTGATCCAGAACGGCACAGGAAAGTTGTCAACATTGATGACCCAAATGCACCTTTCTTCATTTCACAGGGGAACCCAGATGTTCCAGTTGTGACCTTTGCCATGGAGAATAAGAATGCAGATGTCTATCCCTTGAAGTTTGAACTTTCCTTGTTTGAGACACAGGTTTTAGTCAATACTCCCAATGGTATATTGGAGATATCATCAGGGTTGCTTGGACGGCATAACATTTACAATATACTGGCTGCAGTAGCAGTTGGGATTGCAGTTGGAGCACCATTAGAAGACATCGTTAGGGGAATTGAAGAGGTTGATGCTGTTCCAGGGAGGTGTGAGTTGATAGACGAGGAACAGGCGTTTGGTGTGATTGTGGATTATGCTCACACTCCTGATGCCTTGTCCAGGCTATTGGATTCTGTACGGGAGCTTGGTGCAAGGAGGATTATTACTG TAATCGGTTGTCCTGGGGAGAGTGACAGAGGGAAAAGACCTATGATGGCGAAGATTGCAACAGATAAAAGTGATGTGACAATACTGACATCTGACAATCCAAAGAATGAAGATCCAT TGGACATCTTGGATGATATGCTGGCTGGTATAGGATGGACAATGCAGGAATACTTGAAACATGGCGAGAATGATTACTACCCACCTCTTCCAAATGGTCATAGGATTTTCCTGCATGATATAAGACGAGTAGCCGTACGGTGTGCTGTTGCCATGGGTGAGGAAGGTGATATGGTT GTGGTTGCGGGCAAAGGCCATGAAGCGTATCAGATAGAAGGGGACAAAAAAGAGTTCTTTGATGACCGGGAAGAGTGTCGAGAGGCATTACAGTATGTTGATGAGCTTCACCAAGCTGGAATTGACACAAGTGAATTCCCTTGGAG GTTACCTGAGAGTCATTGA
- the LOC112179483 gene encoding uncharacterized protein LOC112179483, with product MGGDLRWEFRRKDNGDESSSDESKSSSEAAHEKHKLVSSLISVENDEEIGTHRVKQNVTSNPHTEVKIMTGKGKNVHSQRSGKESSIHDGTERDSHEEGSRKKSKTSVYEPAAMDEIKRFMESLLEDLKVTRDNLFSWMRQEMQKLVMDDTHPPLERREQSFGEKNLLVQHGEIVENTTSKENRQVNKRKFEENIQIRHQNNYPKDVLVPHETNFEDNVFAQHHNNLKETIQVQHQNNSEEADVQVQSQSNFESGMRAQKCNIGSLEGTARSNQASGYDNGYRVLGKQVDNGQDTRALIPREKFGSLVKPNFQSCSTEINAQRQHQTNYLLGIRPPNYNCRSLESPLKGKERAQSNNCHPWIEHQVDCVRDIGPVASSEIERRAKLTVPIESSFSSNVSSQVSSSMYLTLPSVLTRPYGEDPILGTSSYSYIQPTVAGNRLGMNYEKANTMLKVNAHYGNFTGMSHQVRNGSIAQIGSQNVSYSDRQSIRSSSIGTGFPGALHQGMDFGVSFPSQASIEYLHRDEKNIRGLRMNEGAKMFSGGSYAVPEDYVSNNFFSRSVSKPQGSSIGNRKQLQEFDATINSEPLLCYKGGVVAPEASFTPALLFQTTSTAAASATSSPRPSLSLPLKPESRIRSVLSLVRRKN from the exons ATGGGTGGTGACCTGAGGTGGGAGTTTAGGAGGAAGGACAATGGCGATGAGTCTTCAAGTGATGAATCTAAATCAAGTAGTGAGGCAGCTCACGAGAAGCATAAACTGGTTTCCTCTTTGATTTCGGTTGaaaatgatgaagaaattgGAACTCATAGAGTCAAGCAGAATGTCACGAGCAATCCTCATACAGAGGTTAAAATTATGACTGGGAAAGGCAAAAATGTGCATTCACAAAGGAGCGGAAAGGAAAGTTCAATTCATGATGGCACAGAGAGGGATTCTCATGAAGAAGGCAGTagaaaaaagagtaaaaccAGTGTTTATGAGCCTGCTGCCATGGATGAGATTAAGAGATTCATGGAGTCCTTATTAGAGGATCTTAAAGTGACAAGAGATAATTTGTTTTCATGGATGAGGCAGGAAATGCAAAAATTGGTGATGGATGATACTCATCCACCTCTTGAACGGAGAGAACAAAGTTTTGGAGAGAAAAATCTCCTAGTGCAACATGGAGAAATCGTTGAGAACACCACCTCTAAGGAGAATAGACAAGTGAACAAAAGAAAGTTTGAAGAGAATATTCAGATACGTCATCAAAATAACTATCCGAAAGATGTTTTGGTGCCGCATGAAACCAACTTTGAGGATAATGTATTTGCACAACATCATAACAACTTAAAGGAGACAATCCAAGTGCAGCATCAGAACAACTCCGAAGAGGCAGATGTTCAAGTGCAATCTCAAAGCAACTTTGAATCTGGCATGAGAGCTCAAAAATGTAATATTGGATCTTTGGAGGGTACTGCTAGAAGCAATCAAGCAAGTGGTTATGATAATGGCTATCGAGTACTTGGAAAACAAGTTGATAATGGCCAAGACACTAGAGCCTTGATACCAAGGGAAAAGTTTGGTTCACTTGTCAAGCCAAATTTTCAGTCCTGTTCCACAGAAATTAATGCCCAGAGGCAGCATCAGACAAACTATCTATTGGGCATAAGACCTCCAAATTACAATTGCAGATCTTTGGAGAGTCCTTTGAAAGGCAAAGAGAGAGCTCAATCTAATAATTGCCATCCATGGATCGAACATCAAGTTGATTGTGTTCGAGATATTGGACCTGTTGCATCGTCTGAAATAGAAAGAAGAGCGAAGTTGACGGTACCTATCGAGTCAAGTTTTTCTTCCAATGTTTCCAGTCAGGTATCTTCTTCCATGTATTTGACATTACCCTCTGTGTTAACTAGGCCCTATGGTGAGGATCCTATCCTTGGCACTTCTTCATATAGTTATATTCAACCAACAGTTGCCGGAAACAGATTAGGCATGAACTATGAGAAAGCAAACACAATGCTCAAAGTAAATGCTCATTATGGAAACTTTACAGGCATGAGTCACCAAGTAAGAAATGGAAGCATTGCTCAAATAGGGTCCCAAAATGTGAGTTATAGTGATAGGCAAAGCATCCGTAGCTCAAGTATTGGAACTGGGTTCCCAGGTGCACTTCATCAAGGTATGGATTTTGGTGTTAGCTTTCCAAGCCAAGCAAGTATCGAATATCTTCATCGAGATGAAAAGAACATAAGGGGTTTGAGGATGAATGAAGGAGCCAAAATGTTCTCCGGAGGAAGCTATGCTGTACCCGAAGACTATGTTTCCAACAATTTTTTCAGTCGTTCTGTTAGTAAACCTCAAG GTTCCTCGATTGGAAATCGGAAGCAGCTTCAGGAATTCGATGCTACCATCAATAGCGAACCACTACTCTGCTACAAAGGAGGAGTTGTGGCTCCAGAAGCTTCTTTCACTCCAGCTCTTCTCTTCCAAACCACTTCAACGGCAGCAGCCTCTGCCACTTCGTCGCCTAGACCGTCGCTGTCACTACCTCTAAAGCCGGAGAGTCGGATCAGGTCGGTGTTGAGCTTGGTCCGGAGGAAGAACTAG